From Cucumis melo cultivar AY chromosome 1, USDA_Cmelo_AY_1.0, whole genome shotgun sequence, a single genomic window includes:
- the LOC103489721 gene encoding fimbrin-2 isoform X2 has protein sequence MSGYVGILVSDPWLQNQFTQVELRSLKSHYMSMKRENGRLNLGDLPSKMSRLKVVGENLTEQERASFIQDLYQNQDDEVDYEFFLKIYLKLQAHASVRTGSTGAKNSSAFLKAATTTLLHTISESEKASYVAHINNYLSQDKFLKRYLPIDPSTNNLFEIAKDGVLLCKLINVAVPGTIDDRAINTKAVLNPWERNENHTLCLNSAKAIGCTVVNIGTQDFIEGRRHLVLGLISQIIKIQLLADLNLKKTPQLVELVGDSKDVEELMSLPPEKILLRWMNFQLKKGGYNKTVTNFSSDIKDAEAYAYLLKVLAPEHSNPSILTVKDALERAKLVLEHADKMGCKRYLTARDIVEGSPNLNLAFVAHIFQHRNGLSTQTKQISFLETMPDDAQISREERAFRLWINSMGLSTYINNVFEDLRNGWILLETLDKVSPGIVNWKIANKPPIKMPFRKVENCNQVVKIGKQLKFSLVNIAGNDIVQGNKKLILAYLWQLMRYNILQLLKNLRFHSFGKEITDADILQWANGKVRSSGSQCRMDSFKDKSLSNGTFFLELLSSVQPRVVNWSLVTKGITEEEKKMNATYIISIARKLGCSIFLLPEDITEVNQKMILTLTASIMYWFLKQGGDDKASVSSDSENSSQSEAISNSTTDDSASESSADENEAAAICE, from the exons ATGTCAGGTTATGTAGGCATTCTCGTCTCAGATCCATGGCTCCAGAATCAGTTCACCCAAGTCGAGCTCCGGAGTCTCAAGTCTCAT TATATGAGTATGAAGAGAGAGAACGGTAGGCTTAACCTTGGAGACTTGCCTTCTAAGATGTCCAGACTTAAAGTTGTAGGAGAGAATCTTACGGAACAAGAGAGAGCTTCTTTTATACAAGATTTGTATCAGAATCAGGATGATGAAGTTGATTATGAATTCTTCCTTAAA ATTTATTTGAAATTGCAAGCTCACGCAAGTGTTAGAACCGGAAGTACTGGTGCGAAAAATTCATCGGCATTTCTTAAAGCCGCCACCACTACTTTGCTTCATACAATTAGTGAATCCGAGAAGGCATCATATGTCGCACATATCAATAATTACCTTTCACAAGATAAATTTCTTAAAAGATACCTTCCTATAGACCCTTCCACCAACAATCTATTCGAGATTGCAAAGGATGGCGTTCTCCTCTG TAAACTAATCAATGTGGCGGTTCCTGGAACCATTGATGATCGTGCAATCAATACAAAGGCTGTGCTAAATCCTTGGGAAAGAAATGAAAACCATACGCTTTGTCTCAACTCTGCAAAGGCCATTGGATGCACTGTAGTAAACATTGGAACACAGGATTTTATTGAAGGAAGG CGGCATCTTGTACTCGGACTTATATCACAGATTATTAAG ATACAATTATTGGCAGACCTCAACCTCAAAAAGACCCCTCAGTTGGTGGAGTTGGTTGGTGATAGTAAG GATGTGGAGGAGTTGATGAGCCTACCTCCAGAAAAGATCTTACTGAGGTGGATGAATTTTCAGCTAAAGAAAGGAGGATACAATAAGACAGTAACAAACTTCTCTTCTGACATAAAG GATGCAGAAGCATATGCTTACCTCTTAAAAGTCCTTGCGCCTGAGCACAGTAATCCATCAATATTGACAGTGAAAGATGCTTTAGAACGAGCTAAGTTGGTTCTTGAACATGCAGATAAGATGGGTTGTAAAAGATATCTCACAGCTAGAGATATTGTGGAAGGTTCACCAAATTTGAATCTTGCTTTTGTCGCTCATATCTTTCAGCATAG GAATGGGCTGTCTACTCAGACAAAGCAGATATCTTTTCTAGAGACAATGCCAGATGACGCCCAAATTTCTAGGGAAGAGAGAGCGTTCCGTTTATGGATAAATAGCATGGGGCTTTCAACCTATATCAATAATGTCTTTGAAGATCTTAGAAATGG GTGGATTCTTCTTGAGACGCTAGACAAGGTGTCCCCAGGAATTGTTAATTGGAAGATTGCAAATAAGCCTCCGATTAAAATGCCATTTAGAAAAGTAGAAAACTGCAACCAAGTTGTCAAAATAGGGAAGCAATTGAAGTTCTCTTTGGTCAATATTGCTGGAAATGATATTGTGCAAGGGAATAAAAAATTGATACTGG CTTACTTGTGGCAACTGATGAGATACAACATCCTTCAACTTCTAAAGAACTTAAGATTCCACTCATTTGGGAAGGAAATCACCGATGCTGATATTTTGCAATGGGCAAATGGTAAAGTCAGAAGTTCTGGGAGCCAGTGTCGCATGGATAGTTTCAAG GACAAGAGTTTGTCGAATGGAACATTTTTCCTGGAGCTTCTCAGTTCAGTGCAGCCTAGAGTTGTCAATTGGAGTCTTGTTACCAAAGGAATCACCG aggaggagaaaaagatgaaTGCAACCTACATCATTAGCATTGCAAGGAAGCTTGGATGTTCCATATTTTTGCTTCCTGAAGACATCACTGAG GTGAATCAAAAGATGATCCTCACCTTAACTGCAAGTATAATGTATTGGTTCTTGAAACAAGGTGGGGATGACAAAGCTTCGGTTAGTTCAGACAGCGAAAACAGCAGCCAATCAGAGGCGATTTCAAACTCAACGACCGATGACTCAGCCTCCGAGTCATCGGCAGATGAAAATG AAGCAGCTGCGATCTGTGAATAG
- the LOC103489723 gene encoding vacuolar protein sorting-associated protein 2 homolog 3, with product MNIFSKKPTAKEALRESKREMTRSTRGIEKEIGALQLEEKKLVAEIKRTAKTGNEAATKILARQLVRLRQQIANLQGSRAQMRGIATHTQAMHAQTSVAAGMKSASKAMSAMNKQMNPVKQAKVIREFQKQSAQMDMTTEMISDAIDDALDDDEAEEETEDLTNQVLDEIGVDVASQLSTAPKGRIASKNTEGVSSSGIDELEKRLAALRNP from the exons ATGAATATCTTCTCGAAGAAACCCACAGCCAAAG AAGCTCTTCGGGAGAGTAAAAGGGAAATGACACGCTCTACGAGAG GTATAGAGAAGGAAATTGGGGCATTGCAATTAGAA GAAAAGAAGCTTGTCGCAGAGATAAAGAGAACTGCCAAAACAGGAAATGAG GCCGCAACAAAGATTCTTGCTCGGCAGTTAGTTAGGCTCAGACAACAAATAGCAAACTTACAAGGAAGTCGAGCTCAAATGAGAGGCATTGCAACTCATACACAG GCAATGCATGCTCAGACTTCCGTTGCTGCTGGCATGAAGAGTGCCAGTAAAGCGATGTCAGCTATGAACAAG CAAATGAATCCCGTGAAGCAAGCAAAAGTCATTAGAGAATTTCAGAAGCAGTCTGCACAGATGGATATGACT ACGGAGATGATTTCAGATGCTATAGATGATGCTCTGGATGATGATGAGGCAGAAGAAGAAACCGAAGATCTAACGAATCAG GTACTCGATGAAATTGGCGTTGATGTTGCCTCACAG CTATCAACAGCTCCAAAAGGAAGAATTGCATCAAAGAATACTGAGGGTGTCAGTAG TTCGGGTATCGACGAGCTTGAAAAGCGATTGGCTGCTCTTCGAAATCCTTGA
- the LOC103489721 gene encoding fimbrin-2 isoform X1 codes for MSGYVGILVSDPWLQNQFTQVELRSLKSHYMSMKRENGRLNLGDLPSKMSRLKVVGENLTEQERASFIQDLYQNQDDEVDYEFFLKIYLKLQAHASVRTGSTGAKNSSAFLKAATTTLLHTISESEKASYVAHINNYLSQDKFLKRYLPIDPSTNNLFEIAKDGVLLCKLINVAVPGTIDDRAINTKAVLNPWERNENHTLCLNSAKAIGCTVVNIGTQDFIEGRRHLVLGLISQIIKIQLLADLNLKKTPQLVELVGDSKDVEELMSLPPEKILLRWMNFQLKKGGYNKTVTNFSSDIKDAEAYAYLLKVLAPEHSNPSILTVKDALERAKLVLEHADKMGCKRYLTARDIVEGSPNLNLAFVAHIFQHRNGLSTQTKQISFLETMPDDAQISREERAFRLWINSMGLSTYINNVFEDLRNGWILLETLDKVSPGIVNWKIANKPPIKMPFRKVENCNQVVKIGKQLKFSLVNIAGNDIVQGNKKLILAYLWQLMRYNILQLLKNLRFHSFGKEITDADILQWANGKVRSSGSQCRMDSFKDKSLSNGTFFLELLSSVQPRVVNWSLVTKGITEEEKKMNATYIISIARKLGCSIFLLPEDITEVNQKMILTLTASIMYWFLKQGGDDKASVSSDSENSSQSEAISNSTTDDSASESSADENGRRRRRRTNSKVLF; via the exons ATGTCAGGTTATGTAGGCATTCTCGTCTCAGATCCATGGCTCCAGAATCAGTTCACCCAAGTCGAGCTCCGGAGTCTCAAGTCTCAT TATATGAGTATGAAGAGAGAGAACGGTAGGCTTAACCTTGGAGACTTGCCTTCTAAGATGTCCAGACTTAAAGTTGTAGGAGAGAATCTTACGGAACAAGAGAGAGCTTCTTTTATACAAGATTTGTATCAGAATCAGGATGATGAAGTTGATTATGAATTCTTCCTTAAA ATTTATTTGAAATTGCAAGCTCACGCAAGTGTTAGAACCGGAAGTACTGGTGCGAAAAATTCATCGGCATTTCTTAAAGCCGCCACCACTACTTTGCTTCATACAATTAGTGAATCCGAGAAGGCATCATATGTCGCACATATCAATAATTACCTTTCACAAGATAAATTTCTTAAAAGATACCTTCCTATAGACCCTTCCACCAACAATCTATTCGAGATTGCAAAGGATGGCGTTCTCCTCTG TAAACTAATCAATGTGGCGGTTCCTGGAACCATTGATGATCGTGCAATCAATACAAAGGCTGTGCTAAATCCTTGGGAAAGAAATGAAAACCATACGCTTTGTCTCAACTCTGCAAAGGCCATTGGATGCACTGTAGTAAACATTGGAACACAGGATTTTATTGAAGGAAGG CGGCATCTTGTACTCGGACTTATATCACAGATTATTAAG ATACAATTATTGGCAGACCTCAACCTCAAAAAGACCCCTCAGTTGGTGGAGTTGGTTGGTGATAGTAAG GATGTGGAGGAGTTGATGAGCCTACCTCCAGAAAAGATCTTACTGAGGTGGATGAATTTTCAGCTAAAGAAAGGAGGATACAATAAGACAGTAACAAACTTCTCTTCTGACATAAAG GATGCAGAAGCATATGCTTACCTCTTAAAAGTCCTTGCGCCTGAGCACAGTAATCCATCAATATTGACAGTGAAAGATGCTTTAGAACGAGCTAAGTTGGTTCTTGAACATGCAGATAAGATGGGTTGTAAAAGATATCTCACAGCTAGAGATATTGTGGAAGGTTCACCAAATTTGAATCTTGCTTTTGTCGCTCATATCTTTCAGCATAG GAATGGGCTGTCTACTCAGACAAAGCAGATATCTTTTCTAGAGACAATGCCAGATGACGCCCAAATTTCTAGGGAAGAGAGAGCGTTCCGTTTATGGATAAATAGCATGGGGCTTTCAACCTATATCAATAATGTCTTTGAAGATCTTAGAAATGG GTGGATTCTTCTTGAGACGCTAGACAAGGTGTCCCCAGGAATTGTTAATTGGAAGATTGCAAATAAGCCTCCGATTAAAATGCCATTTAGAAAAGTAGAAAACTGCAACCAAGTTGTCAAAATAGGGAAGCAATTGAAGTTCTCTTTGGTCAATATTGCTGGAAATGATATTGTGCAAGGGAATAAAAAATTGATACTGG CTTACTTGTGGCAACTGATGAGATACAACATCCTTCAACTTCTAAAGAACTTAAGATTCCACTCATTTGGGAAGGAAATCACCGATGCTGATATTTTGCAATGGGCAAATGGTAAAGTCAGAAGTTCTGGGAGCCAGTGTCGCATGGATAGTTTCAAG GACAAGAGTTTGTCGAATGGAACATTTTTCCTGGAGCTTCTCAGTTCAGTGCAGCCTAGAGTTGTCAATTGGAGTCTTGTTACCAAAGGAATCACCG aggaggagaaaaagatgaaTGCAACCTACATCATTAGCATTGCAAGGAAGCTTGGATGTTCCATATTTTTGCTTCCTGAAGACATCACTGAG GTGAATCAAAAGATGATCCTCACCTTAACTGCAAGTATAATGTATTGGTTCTTGAAACAAGGTGGGGATGACAAAGCTTCGGTTAGTTCAGACAGCGAAAACAGCAGCCAATCAGAGGCGATTTCAAACTCAACGACCGATGACTCAGCCTCCGAGTCATCGGCAGATGAAAATG gaagaagaagaagaagaagaacaaactCAAAAGTGCTTTTCTaa
- the LOC103489722 gene encoding protein PEP-RELATED DEVELOPMENT ARRESTED 1, chloroplastic: MNSSLRLFPSCSCSYQLPTNPKPTTLYFINNPTHFLHLKRPKRKQLLASCTSYEVGGGYPEEEFDMQDTRRPIKEVKPKMDTSEYEALLKGGDQVTSVLEEMIVLLEDTNIDETSEEIALQLAAQGVIGKRVDEMESGFMMALDYMIQTAEKDQDDKRKAILEVVKETVLSHLTKKCPPHVQVVGLLCRTPLKESRHELLRRVAAGGGVFKSKNGTKVHIPGANLNDIANQADDLIETMETRPIVPDRKLLARLVLIREEARNMMGGGILDERNDRGLSTLPESEVNFLTKLVALKPGNVVQEMIRNVMLGKDEGADNSGDNEEGTAGGRRDSRGIGGRESVSGRKPLPVRPGMFLETVSKVLGGIYAGSESGVTAQHLEWVHQKTLHILEEIAF, encoded by the exons ATGAACAGCAGCCTCCGTCTGTTCCCATCTTGTTCGTGCTCATACCAATTACCCACAAATCCAAAACCCACTACGCTCTATTTCATTAACAATCCTACCCACTTTCTGCATTTGAAGCGACCCAAGAGGAAGCAACTATTAGCTTCCTGTACCAGTTATGAAGTTGGTGGAGGTTATCCAGAGGAGGAGTTTGATATGCAAGATACAAGACGACCCATTAAAGAAGTGAAGCCGAAAATGGATACTTCCGAGTATGAAGCTCTTCTCAAAGGAGGCGATCAAGTCACCTCTGTTCTCGAAGAGATGATTGTCCTC TTGGAAGATACGAACATTGACGAAACATCTGAAGAGATAGCTTTGCAGTTGGCTGCACAAGGTGTCATAGGTAAAAGGGTTGATGAGATGGAGTCGGGCTTTATGATGGCCTTAGACTACATGATCCAGACTGCTGAAAAGGACCAAGATGATAAG CGCAAGGCAATACTGGAGGTGGTGAAGGAGACTGTTCTATCTCATCTCACAAAAAAATGCCCGCCACAT GTTCAAGTGGTCGGCCTACTTTGTAGAACTCCATTGAAAGAAAGCAGACATGAACTACTTCGTAGAGTTGCTGCTGGGGGTGGTGTCTTTAAAAGTAAGAATGGCACCAAGGTTCATATTCCAGGAGCAAATCTTAATGACATAGCCAACCAAGCTGATGATTTAATAGAG ACAATGGAAACTCGGCCGATAGTTCCTGATCGAAAACTGCTTGCAAGGCTTGTTCTGATTAGAGAAGAGGCTCGGAATATGATGGGAGGTGGAATTCTGGATGAAAGAAATGATCGTGGTCTGAGTACTCTTCCTGAATCAGAG gtgaactttttgaccAAACTGGTTGCTTTGAAACCAGGAAATGTTGTCCAGGAGATGATACGAAATGTAATGTTAGGTAAAGATGAAGGGGCCGATAACTCAGGTGATAATGAGGAAGGTACTGCAGGTGGACGGAGGGATTCAAGGGGAATTGGAGGAAGG GAAAGTGTATCAGGGCGTAAGCCACTTCCAGTTCGTCCAGGCATGTTTCTAGAAACTGTATCTAAG GTCTTAGGTGGAATATATGCTGGAAGTGAATCAGGTGTCACTGCACAACATTTAGAATGG GTACATCAGAAGACACTTCACATTCTTGAGGAAATAGCATTCTAG
- the LOC103489724 gene encoding protein SCARECROW-like, producing the protein MSMSPIKTPPMLFLHQLPSIYFLLLSSFLPLCLSSSMKLSRPEVVNGCLLQPPHPHEPWDYVLPSSSTSITPILHNQPFNLQCNDYAYSVDHVSDLQESSTDDTVSGDEVYVGNGRSKDVDDHGLTLISLLFECGVAISVDNLMEAHRMLLELTQMASPYGQSSAERVVTYFAAAMASRVINSILGICSPLLNYKSINNSFQLFYNVSPFIKFAHLASNQTILESLSHCDIVHIIDLDIMQGLQWPPLLQALSMRMDNGRSRHVRITAVGTTMELLLDTGKQLSDVARHLGLSFEYNPIAGKVGKIDVSMLKLRRNEAVVMNWVRHCLYDAIGADWKTIGLIQQVRPKVFAFVEQDMCYGGAFLDRFVSSLHYYCAIFDSLGACLRSDDSNRNQVEHSILYREINNILAIGGSSRSGEEKFREWRSELRNSLIEVPMSTNSMAQAWLMLNMHSNNQGFSLVQGEGGTLKLRWKDTSLYTASSWTCSNGGGVALN; encoded by the coding sequence ATGTCTATGTCTCCCATTAAAACACCTCCCATGCTCTTCCTTCATCAACTTCCCTCCATATATTTCCTTCTTCTCAGTTCTTTCCTCCCTCTCTGTCTCTCTTCTTCGATGAAGCTCAGCCGACCAGAGGTCGTTAATGGTTGTCTTCTTCAACCACCTCATCCTCATGAACCTTGGGACTATGTGCtcccttcttcttcaacctccatCACTCCCATCCTCCATAACCAACCCTTCAACTTGCAATGCAACGACTATGCATACTCGGTCGACCATGTCAGTGACTTACAAGAATCTAGCACCGATGACACAGTGAGTGGCGATGAAGTTTATGTTGGAAATGGAAGAAGTAAAGATGTTGATGATCATGGATTAACTTTGATCAGTCTCCTCTTTGAATGCGGAGTTGCGATTTCTGTCGACAATCTTATGGAGGCACACCGGATGCTTCTCGAGCTCACTCAGATGGCGTCACCTTACGGTCAGTCGAGTGCGGAGCGTGTGGTCACATACTTTGCAGCTGCCATGGCTAGTAGAGTCATAAACTCTATATTGGGGATTTGCTCTCCTTTACTCAACtataaaagcataaacaatTCCTTCCAACTTTTCTACAACGTTTCACCATTCATCAAGTTTGCTCACTTGGCCTCAAACCAGACCATACTCGAATCTCTCTCACACTGTGACATAGTTCACATCATTGACCTTGACATCATGCAAGGCTTGCAATGGCCTCCACTTCTACAAGCACTTTCCATGAGGATGGATAATGGTCGCTCTCGTCATGTGAGGATCACTGCCGTGGGCACCACCATGGAGCTCCTACTTGACACAGGGAAGCAACTCTCCGACGTTGCTCGACACCTTGGATTATCTTTCGAGTACAATCCCATTGCAGGAAAGGTAGGAAAGATCGATGTATCAATGTTGAAACTTCGACGCAATGAGGCAGTAGTTATGAATTGGGTTCGACATTGTCTTTACGATGCTATCGGAGCTGACTGGAAAACCATTGGGCTAATTCAACAAGTGCGGCCTAAAGTTTTTGCGTTCGTGGAACAAGATATGTGCTATGGAGGAGCGTTTCTAGATCGTTTTGTTAGCTCTCTACATTACTACTGTGCCATTTTTGACTCTCTTGGAGCTTGTCTAAGAAGTGATGATAGTAATAGAAATCAAGTGGAGCACAGCATTTTGTATAGGGAGATCAATAACATATTGGCAATTGGAGGGTCTTCAAGAAGTGGAGAAGAGAAGTTTAGGGAATGGAGAAGTGAACTAAGAAATTCTTTAATTGAAGTTCCAATGAGTACCAACTCCATGGCTCAAGCTTGGTTGATGTTGAATATGCATTCTAATAACCAAGGGTTTAGTCTTGTTCAAGGGGAAGGTGGGACACTAAAACTTAGATGGAAAGATACAAGTCTTTATACTGCTTCTTCATGGACTTGTTCCAATGGGGGAGGAGTTGCACTAAATTAG